The sequence GCATCGACCACTTCACCCAGGCTGGATTCGCCATAGGTGACGGTGGCGGTCTGGGCATCCAGGGCGCGCTGGTCGGTTTCCAGGCGGGTCATGCGGGTGCGGGCGCGCTCGGCCTGGGCGGCCGCCACGGGGTCATCGCTGGCACGCAGCACCTTGCGCTTGGCGGACACATGCTCGATCTGGTCCGACAGGTCTTTTTGCTGCTTGCTGAGCTGGTTGATGGTGTTGGTGTACAGGGTTGCCGTGCTGTAGCGGTTGACATTGGCCATGGGGAACTCCTAGGGATATCAGCGGTTGACGGCGTTGAGCACGCTGTCGAACAGGCTTTGGGCGGTTTGGATGACCTTGGCCGAGGCCTGGTAGGCCTGCTGGAACTGCATCAGGCGCGCGGCCTCTTCGTCCAGGTTGACGCCGGAGACGGCGGTGCGATCGCCCTCCAGGCTGGCAGCCACGCTGGCCGACAGCTCGGCCGCGTACTGGGCGCTTTGCGTGCGCGTGCCCACCACGGCCATGGCCGAAGAGAAGCCGTCGGTGAGCGCGGTGCCACCGTCAAAGATCTTGGCGTCGCGCAGGTCCAAAAAGGCCGTGGCATTGCCGGCGTTGCGCTTGTAGCTGTCGCCCAGGGAGGGCTCCAGGGCATTGCTCACCTCCACCTTGTCGCCCGCCTGGGGGGTGCCGGCCAGGGTGATCTGCCAGCCATCGATGGTGATGGGCTTGCCCGACTGGTAGGGCTGTGGGCCGCTGGTGTTGCCGTTGTAGTCGTAGAGGATTTTGCCGGTGGCGTCGATGCTGAAGGTAAGTGTCACGGGCGTGCCAACGGCAGGCACTCCGGTGCCCACGGCCTTGAGCTGGGACAGCTGCAGCGTGCCCTTGTTGTCCTGGTTGATGGCGGCGGACACCGGGTTGGCCACGGCCAGATCGGCCGGGGTGTAGACCAGGGCCTTGATGTCGCTGGCGGCAGAGCTGAAGGGCTTGAACAGAATGCTCTGGCCATCGGCGCCGGCATTGGCGGTGGCGTCCAGCGTGAAGGTCAGGCCATCCACGGTAAAGGTGGAGTTGGTGCCGGTGGTGGTGTAGTTCAGCGCAGGATCGCCCAGCGAACGGGTCTTGCCATCGGACAGGCGCACGATCTTGGTGTCGGCGGGGTGGTTGGCACCGAAGACGATTTTGTAGTCCGAGGCCACGAGGGCGTGGGTGTCGGTGAAAGCCACCGAGGCCGAGGGGGTGCCCAGGTCGTAGCCCGGGATATTGCTGTACCCCGGCATGCTGGTGGGCAGGTAGAACAGATCGCTGCCGTGTTCGCCGCTGAGCGTCAGGCCCAGCTTGTTCTGCTTGTTCAGCTCGGTGCCAATGGCCAGGGCCATGCGGCCCATCAGATTGCGGGCTTCGGCCAGGTCTTCGTTGTTGAACTTGAGCAGGCCTGCCACTTCGCCACCGGCCACCATGTTGGCCGTGAGCTCCACCTTCTCGCCGCCGGGCTGGCTGAAGTACAGGGCCAGCTTGCCGCTGCCGGGGTAGTTGGTGGCTTCGCTGACGCTGAGCTGGCCGCTGCTGGCGCCCAGCACCAAAGGCTGGCTGCCGCCCACAAACAGGTTGATGG comes from Comamonas sp. GB3 AK4-5 and encodes:
- the flgK gene encoding flagellar hook-associated protein FlgK, whose translation is MSLMNVGVSALTANQAALQTIGHNIANVNTKGYSRQTVALETVAGQNRGNGFIGNGVSVASVMRNYSELLNKQSNAANAASAADAARSQSLTQMQDVFSGGDSSLGSAVSNMMNAFSDLQTSPTDASARNVVLARMSELASRFRASSAALEEQDYTTKLQITNDVNQVNSLAVQVATFNTQISRALASGHSPNDLLDQRDQVIREINQYVKTTQVEADDGSINLFVGGSQPLVLGASSGQLSVSEATNYPGSGKLALYFSQPGGEKVELTANMVAGGEVAGLLKFNNEDLAEARNLMGRMALAIGTELNKQNKLGLTLSGEHGSDLFYLPTSMPGYSNIPGYDLGTPSASVAFTDTHALVASDYKIVFGANHPADTKIVRLSDGKTRSLGDPALNYTTTGTNSTFTVDGLTFTLDATANAGADGQSILFKPFSSAASDIKALVYTPADLAVANPVSAAINQDNKGTLQLSQLKAVGTGVPAVGTPVTLTFSIDATGKILYDYNGNTSGPQPYQSGKPITIDGWQITLAGTPQAGDKVEVSNALEPSLGDSYKRNAGNATAFLDLRDAKIFDGGTALTDGFSSAMAVVGTRTQSAQYAAELSASVAASLEGDRTAVSGVNLDEEAARLMQFQQAYQASAKVIQTAQSLFDSVLNAVNR